Proteins from one Catenuloplanes atrovinosus genomic window:
- a CDS encoding nucleotide disphospho-sugar-binding domain-containing protein, which yields MRSNDRPGSHVCTDMRVLYSAPPQAGHLLPGLPTISALRAAGHEVLLAGYGADPAGYAVTGLPVVDVGGDLTVDQAYRSLPSGNRFEHPTDLSPAGILRRPAAANAILSRNLIGPLLGVIRDWRPDVLLYDPFQGAVPLASAITGVPAVEHGFGLISGPMLTALIAEELAETYREHGAAGPAPAPVIEVVPPSLREPGPDAWQVRYVPLHGASALPRDLLAPADRPRVLLTFGTIVGTGERDRRLGELLPLLAGTDADFLLPAAQDTGPLPGNVRALPWAPVTEVLRHCRAIIHHGGAGTLMAAVTTGTPQLIIPHHGDQFHNAEVVTRAGIGLTTAGTGDLTPALLDRLLHDASLVAAVERVRAENARQPAPSTLVARFESLR from the coding sequence ATGCGATCGAACGACCGCCCCGGTTCGCACGTCTGCACCGACATGCGCGTTCTCTACTCCGCACCGCCGCAGGCCGGGCATCTGCTGCCCGGCCTGCCGACGATCAGCGCCCTGCGCGCCGCCGGCCACGAGGTGCTGCTCGCCGGCTACGGCGCGGACCCGGCCGGATACGCCGTGACCGGGCTGCCGGTCGTGGACGTCGGCGGCGACCTGACGGTCGACCAGGCCTACCGCTCGCTGCCCTCCGGCAACCGGTTCGAGCACCCCACCGACCTGTCCCCGGCGGGCATCCTGCGACGCCCGGCCGCGGCGAACGCGATCCTCTCCCGGAACCTGATCGGCCCGCTGCTCGGCGTGATCCGCGACTGGCGGCCGGACGTGCTGCTCTACGACCCGTTCCAGGGCGCGGTGCCGCTGGCGTCCGCGATCACCGGGGTGCCCGCGGTGGAGCACGGGTTCGGGCTGATCAGCGGGCCGATGCTGACCGCGCTGATCGCGGAGGAGCTGGCGGAGACGTACCGGGAGCACGGCGCGGCCGGCCCCGCGCCGGCACCCGTCATCGAGGTGGTGCCGCCGAGCCTGCGCGAGCCCGGCCCGGACGCCTGGCAGGTGCGCTACGTCCCGCTGCACGGCGCGTCCGCGCTCCCCCGCGACCTGCTCGCGCCCGCCGACCGGCCGCGCGTGCTGCTCACCTTCGGCACGATCGTCGGCACCGGCGAGCGCGACCGCCGCCTCGGCGAGCTGCTGCCGCTGCTGGCCGGCACGGACGCGGACTTCCTGCTGCCCGCCGCCCAGGACACCGGCCCGCTGCCGGGCAACGTGCGCGCGCTGCCGTGGGCGCCGGTCACCGAGGTGCTGCGCCACTGCCGGGCGATCATCCACCACGGCGGCGCCGGCACGCTGATGGCCGCGGTCACCACCGGCACGCCCCAGCTGATCATCCCGCACCACGGGGACCAGTTCCACAACGCCGAGGTCGTCACCCGCGCCGGCATCGGCCTGACCACCGCCGGCACCGGCGACCTCACCCCCGCGCTGCTGGACCGCCTGCTGCACGACGCGTCCCTGGTCGCGGCCGTGGAGCGGGTCCGCGCGGAGAACGCCCGGCAGCCGGCGCCGTCCACACTGGTCGCACGCTTCGAGAGCCTTCGGTAA
- a CDS encoding OmpL47-type beta-barrel domain-containing protein, which yields MSVRKTLRRAGVALAGLLLVLAPSLAPPAYALQAAQTLTWTADGDITRYKTAPTTAVAGETTIVFENSVATGNTVGMPHTLTFDTSTPGYNHDVALNILANPFDANNGRHTATVTLTPGTYRYLCTIPGHGTMAGEFTVTDGPGDPDTAPPTVTGTLSGTRDADGDYVGSATVTVTAADTGGSGVGTIEYQVDDTSWTAYTAPVAVTALGDHSVQFRATDRAGNTSATGSVQFTVVAPEPDEDVTPPVATVQLAGERDGTGTYTGPVTATLSATDDDSGVATIEYQLDGGAWTAYTAPVVVSAAGMHMLHYRATDTAGNRSAEQMSHFTIAEPEQPDTTAPAVTAAVTGTRNPDGGYVGGATVTVTATDGESGVATTEYRLDGGAWTTYTAPVRVTAPGAHTVGFRATDNAGNAATAGTVTFTVVADGTDACPDSDPRDTVVIDGDDTRVPNRDTGDGCTVSDLIAERAAYPNHAAFVRHVEAVTSGLVTAGTLTTRQAGTIVRAAARSSIGS from the coding sequence ATGTCCGTACGGAAGACGCTCCGGCGCGCCGGGGTGGCGCTGGCCGGCCTGCTGCTCGTGCTGGCCCCCAGCCTCGCCCCGCCCGCGTACGCCCTGCAAGCCGCGCAAACACTCACCTGGACCGCGGACGGCGACATCACCAGGTACAAGACCGCGCCCACGACCGCGGTGGCCGGCGAGACCACGATCGTGTTCGAGAACAGCGTCGCGACCGGCAACACCGTCGGGATGCCGCACACGCTCACGTTCGACACCAGCACGCCCGGCTACAACCACGACGTCGCGCTGAACATCCTGGCCAACCCGTTCGACGCCAACAACGGCCGGCACACCGCCACCGTCACGCTGACCCCCGGTACGTACCGCTACCTCTGCACCATCCCCGGGCACGGCACCATGGCCGGCGAGTTCACGGTCACGGACGGGCCGGGCGACCCGGACACCGCGCCGCCCACGGTCACCGGCACGCTCTCCGGCACCCGCGACGCGGACGGCGACTACGTCGGCTCGGCCACGGTGACGGTCACCGCCGCGGACACCGGCGGGTCGGGCGTCGGCACGATCGAGTACCAGGTCGACGACACCAGCTGGACCGCCTACACCGCGCCGGTGGCGGTGACCGCGCTCGGCGACCACTCGGTGCAGTTCCGCGCCACCGACCGGGCGGGCAACACCTCGGCGACCGGCTCGGTGCAGTTCACCGTGGTCGCGCCGGAGCCGGACGAGGACGTCACGCCGCCGGTCGCCACCGTCCAGCTCGCCGGGGAACGGGACGGCACCGGCACCTACACCGGCCCGGTCACCGCGACGCTGAGCGCGACCGACGACGACTCCGGCGTGGCGACGATCGAGTACCAGCTGGACGGCGGCGCGTGGACCGCGTACACCGCGCCGGTCGTGGTCTCGGCCGCCGGCATGCACATGCTGCACTACCGGGCCACCGACACCGCGGGCAACCGCTCCGCCGAGCAGATGTCGCACTTCACCATCGCCGAGCCGGAGCAGCCGGACACCACCGCGCCGGCCGTCACCGCGGCCGTCACCGGCACGCGGAACCCGGACGGCGGGTACGTCGGCGGCGCCACCGTCACGGTCACCGCCACCGACGGCGAGTCCGGCGTGGCCACCACCGAGTACCGGCTGGACGGCGGCGCGTGGACCACGTACACCGCGCCGGTCCGGGTCACCGCGCCCGGCGCGCACACCGTGGGCTTCCGCGCCACCGACAACGCCGGGAACGCCGCGACCGCGGGGACCGTGACGTTCACCGTGGTCGCCGACGGCACCGACGCCTGCCCCGACTCCGACCCGCGGGACACCGTGGTCATCGACGGTGACGACACCCGCGTCCCCAACCGCGACACCGGCGACGGCTGCACGGTCAGCGACCTGATCGCGGAGCGCGCCGCCTACCCGAACCACGCCGCGTTCGTCCGGCACGTCGAGGCCGTCACCAGCGGGCTCGTCACGGCCGGCACCCTGACCACCCGACAGGCCGGAACGATCGTGCGTGCTGCCGCGCGGTCCTCGATCGGCTCATAG
- a CDS encoding polysaccharide lyase, with the protein MSTGSEDRMRRAVLTALAAALLTGVSACAATPASPGPAPSAASPGFAAGLGAGPPPGASPATPPASPSGPVPAAGDGETVRVADFERAAAGTAYGEGEWRGDDWPALWELGMSTRATVDAAVAHSGGQSLRVRYPAGKFGPEESGAQAPFTLEPRREYYVSQWVRFGAGFSFGTTSFAGKVGLGLAGGDSCSGGQACDGTNGFSSRLIWGRDGTAAIYYYSMGHAGQYGDAADLVAGGTRVRWRSDRWVNVVQRLRVNTVAGGQATADGEIEVWVDGVRAALVTGLRFVSNGDQVDRAYFSSFAGGGDATFAPRTDSVIFYDDLEVSTGWPGTAAARSPA; encoded by the coding sequence ATGTCGACGGGATCGGAGGACCGCATGCGCCGCGCAGTGCTGACCGCGCTCGCCGCCGCGCTGCTCACCGGCGTGAGCGCGTGTGCCGCGACGCCGGCCTCCCCCGGGCCGGCGCCGTCCGCCGCGTCCCCCGGGTTCGCCGCCGGCCTCGGCGCCGGGCCGCCGCCGGGGGCGAGCCCGGCCACGCCCCCGGCATCCCCGTCCGGCCCGGTGCCCGCAGCCGGGGACGGCGAGACCGTGCGGGTCGCGGACTTCGAGCGCGCCGCCGCCGGCACCGCCTACGGCGAGGGCGAGTGGCGCGGCGACGACTGGCCGGCACTATGGGAGCTGGGGATGAGCACCCGCGCGACGGTCGACGCGGCCGTGGCGCACTCCGGCGGGCAATCGCTGCGAGTGCGGTATCCGGCCGGGAAGTTCGGGCCGGAGGAGTCCGGCGCGCAGGCGCCGTTCACGCTGGAACCGCGGCGCGAGTACTACGTCTCGCAGTGGGTCCGGTTCGGGGCCGGGTTCAGCTTCGGGACCACCAGCTTCGCCGGCAAGGTGGGGCTGGGGCTGGCCGGCGGCGACTCGTGTTCCGGCGGGCAGGCCTGTGACGGGACGAACGGGTTCAGCTCCCGGCTGATCTGGGGCCGGGACGGCACGGCGGCCATCTACTACTACTCGATGGGCCACGCCGGGCAGTACGGCGACGCGGCCGACCTGGTCGCCGGCGGCACGCGGGTGCGGTGGCGGTCGGACCGCTGGGTGAACGTCGTGCAGCGGCTGCGGGTCAACACGGTCGCGGGCGGGCAGGCGACCGCGGACGGCGAGATCGAGGTGTGGGTGGACGGCGTCCGGGCGGCGCTCGTCACCGGGCTGCGGTTCGTCAGCAACGGCGATCAGGTGGACAGGGCGTACTTCTCGTCGTTCGCCGGCGGCGGGGACGCCACGTTCGCGCCCCGCACCGACAGCGTGATCTTCTACGACGACCTGGAGGTCTCGACGGGCTGGCCGGGGACGGCGGCGGCGCGGTCCCCGGCGTGA